From Pempheris klunzingeri isolate RE-2024b chromosome 16, fPemKlu1.hap1, whole genome shotgun sequence, a single genomic window includes:
- the hibadha gene encoding 3-hydroxyisobutyrate dehydrogenase a encodes MAALFRGSRNILLRWNRHVTLAFVSSRSMASKTPVGFIGLGNMGTPMATNLLKNGYPVIATDVFPESCKELQDLGAQVVDSPAEVAEKADRILTMLPSSPNVIEVYTGPNGILKKVKKGTLLIDSSTIDPAVSKEMAVAAEKMGAVFMDAPVSGGVGAASMAKLTFMVGGVEEEYNAAQELLTCMGANVVYCGQVGTGQAAKICNNMLLAIGMIGTAETMNLGIRLGLDPKLLAKILNMSSGRCWSSDTYNPAPGVMEGVPSANNYQGGFGTTLMAKDLGLAQNTATNTKTPIPLGSLAHQIFRVMCSRGYANKDFSSVFQFLREEEGQ; translated from the exons ATGGCTGCGTTGTTTAGAGGGTCACGAAATATATTGTTAAGGTGGAATAGACATGTCACCCTTGCCTTTG TGTCGTCACGATCAATGGCCTCAAAAACACCAGTGGGGTTTATAGGTCTGGGAAACATGGGCACTCCCATGGCCACAAACCTGTTAAAAAACGGTTATCCCGTTATTGCCACTGATGTCTTCCCTGAGTCTTGCAAGGAGCTGCAGGACCTCGGTGCCCAG GTAGTAGACTCTCCAGCAGAGGTGGCGGAGAAAGCCGACCGCATCCTCACAATGCTGCCCTCCAGTCCCAACGTCATAGAGGTCTACACAGGCCCAAATGGCATCCTCAA GAAGGTGAAGAAGGGAACTCTGCTGATTGACTCCTCCACCATTGACCCGGCCGTCTCAAAAGAAATGGCAGTCGCTGCAGAGAAGATGGGGGCCGTGTTCATGGATGCTCCAGTGTCTGGAG GTGTCGGGGCTGCCAGTATGGCCAAACTGACTTTCATGGTGGGTGGAGTGGAGGAGGAATACAATGCTGCGCAAGAGCTGCTCACCTGTATGGGAGCCAATGTTGTCTACTGTGGACAAGTTGGCACTGGACAG GCTGCTAAGATCTGCAACAACATGCTCCTGGCCATCGGGATGATTGGGACCGCAGAGACCATGAACCTTGGCATCAG ACTGGGTCTGGACCCCAAGCTGCTGGCAAAGATCCTCAACATGTCCTCAGGTCGTTGCTGGTCCAGCGACACATACAATCCTGCCCCCGGCGTCATGGAGGGAGTCCCCTCTGCCAACAACTACCAGGGCGGCTTTGGAACCACACTGATGGCCAAG gATCTTGGTTTGGCTCAAAACACTGCCACCAACACTAAGACGCCCATCCCTCTGGGTTCCCTCGCCCACCAGATCTTTCGAGTCATGTGCTCCCGCGGCTACGCTAACAAGGACTTCTCATCCGTCTTCCAATTTCTACGCGAGGAGGAAGGACAGTGA